The following coding sequences lie in one Synechococcus sp. PCC 7336 genomic window:
- the menD gene encoding 2-succinyl-5-enolpyruvyl-6-hydroxy-3-cyclohexene-1-carboxylic-acid synthase has translation MGGGAVEAAGTRAGVGVGEVVDFRTMNAVWASVAIETLRRLGLEVAVISPGSRSAPLAIALTQDSRIETIPVLEERSAAFFALGIAKRTHVPVVLACSSGTAGAHYYPALIEARESCVPLLVFTADRPPELRDCHSGQTIDQNGLYGRYPNWQAELATPSLELGQLRYLRQTIVQAWRRALHPSPGPVHLNIPFRDPLAPIPDNSAASLATQFPANFFDGIVPWTPPRLSVADSAELPIARWRSCTRGAIIAGPAQPASPERYCRAIARIARALGWPVLAEGLSPLRNYADLVPSLVAHYDTILRNPQAATALRPELVLQLGPLPTSKELRNWLAACDPMSWQVEGGDRNLDPLHNRTIPLPISVEQLSEGLSEGLQKSSDYLDLWLEGDRQIGAAIDRTLRSLDRLCESKVAWMLAQTLPARTPLFIANSTPVRDVEWFWRPGRSRVQPYVNRGANGIDGTLSTALGLAHRHRSSVLLTGDLALLHDTNGLLSAKRLDGHLTIVVANNNGGGIFNLLPIAQFEPPFEDYFATPQNIPLDRLCHTYGIEHRGIATWEEFKLALKTLPQTGVRLLELQTNRQLDAAWRLEQFRRWSGELDLTF, from the coding sequence ATGGGCGGAGGTGCAGTTGAAGCTGCAGGCACTCGTGCGGGCGTTGGTGTAGGGGAGGTGGTAGATTTTCGCACGATGAATGCGGTATGGGCGTCGGTCGCGATCGAGACCCTACGGCGCTTGGGGTTGGAGGTGGCTGTCATTTCCCCCGGCTCGCGCTCGGCGCCGCTCGCGATCGCCCTAACGCAAGACTCTCGCATTGAAACGATTCCAGTGCTGGAGGAGCGCTCGGCGGCCTTTTTTGCCTTGGGCATTGCCAAGCGGACCCATGTGCCTGTCGTGCTGGCGTGCAGTTCCGGTACCGCCGGAGCCCACTACTATCCCGCTCTGATTGAAGCCCGAGAAAGCTGCGTTCCCCTGCTCGTTTTCACTGCCGATCGCCCCCCCGAATTGCGAGATTGTCACTCCGGCCAAACCATCGATCAAAACGGCCTTTACGGCCGCTATCCCAACTGGCAAGCGGAACTGGCGACACCTTCGCTCGAACTGGGCCAACTGCGATACCTGCGCCAAACGATCGTGCAGGCGTGGCGGCGAGCTCTCCATCCCAGCCCCGGTCCCGTCCACCTCAACATCCCCTTCCGCGATCCGCTCGCCCCGATTCCCGACAACAGCGCTGCAAGTTTAGCAACCCAGTTTCCAGCCAACTTTTTCGATGGCATTGTCCCTTGGACCCCGCCTCGCCTGTCTGTGGCAGACAGTGCCGAATTGCCGATCGCCCGCTGGCGCAGTTGTACCCGAGGCGCCATCATTGCCGGTCCCGCCCAACCAGCCAGCCCCGAACGCTATTGCCGCGCGATCGCCCGTATTGCCCGAGCTCTCGGTTGGCCCGTGTTAGCCGAGGGTCTTTCCCCCCTGCGCAACTATGCCGATCTGGTTCCCAGCCTCGTCGCCCACTACGACACCATCCTGCGCAACCCTCAAGCCGCCACAGCTCTACGTCCCGAACTCGTGCTGCAATTGGGGCCGCTGCCCACCAGTAAGGAACTGCGCAATTGGCTGGCTGCATGCGATCCGATGAGCTGGCAAGTGGAGGGAGGCGATCGCAATCTCGACCCCCTGCACAACCGCACGATTCCTCTGCCCATATCCGTGGAGCAGTTGAGTGAAGGGCTGTCTGAGGGGTTGCAGAAATCGTCGGATTATCTCGATCTTTGGTTGGAGGGCGATCGCCAGATCGGTGCCGCGATCGACCGAACCCTGCGATCGCTCGATCGCCTGTGCGAGAGTAAAGTGGCTTGGATGCTTGCCCAAACTCTGCCCGCGCGCACGCCGCTATTTATTGCTAACAGTACCCCCGTCCGGGATGTGGAATGGTTTTGGCGACCGGGGCGATCGCGGGTACAGCCCTATGTCAATCGCGGTGCTAACGGTATCGACGGCACTCTTTCAACCGCTCTGGGCCTTGCCCACCGCCACCGCAGCAGCGTCTTACTGACAGGAGATTTAGCGCTTTTGCACGACACCAACGGATTGTTGAGTGCCAAGCGACTGGACGGTCACCTCACCATTGTGGTTGCGAACAACAATGGTGGAGGTATCTTTAACCTCTTGCCCATTGCCCAATTCGAGCCCCCCTTCGAAGACTATTTCGCGACTCCTCAAAACATCCCCCTCGATCGCCTCTGCCACACCTACGGCATCGAGCATCGGGGGATAGCCACTTGGGAGGAATTTAAACTGGCCCTCAAAACCTTACCCCAGACTGGCGTGCGCTTGCTGGAGTTGCAGACCAATCGCCAGTTGGATGCCGCTTGGCGACTGGAGCAGTTTCGGCGCTGGTCGGGGGAACTCGATTTAACCTTCTGA
- a CDS encoding thiol-disulfide oxidoreductase DCC family protein produces MVDIVIYDGNCNLCVTLVQALEQLDRGQRFVYVPMQYPQLEAEFGASERDCQMGMLVIDGEHRDRRWQGSDAAEELARRFPASAPLVAAYRALPGMKWMGDRAYEQIRDNRYAWFGRRSATYRSPYPACESGSCQPFPETAPAEPASEG; encoded by the coding sequence ATGGTCGATATCGTGATTTACGACGGCAATTGCAATCTCTGCGTCACGCTGGTGCAGGCGTTGGAGCAATTGGATCGGGGACAGAGATTTGTCTACGTGCCGATGCAATATCCCCAACTAGAAGCAGAGTTTGGCGCGAGCGAGCGGGATTGCCAGATGGGGATGCTGGTGATTGATGGCGAGCATCGCGATCGCCGCTGGCAGGGTAGCGATGCGGCTGAAGAATTAGCCAGACGGTTTCCGGCAAGTGCGCCCCTCGTGGCCGCCTATCGAGCTTTGCCGGGAATGAAGTGGATGGGCGATCGCGCCTACGAGCAGATTCGAGACAATCGCTATGCTTGGTTCGGTCGGCGATCGGCCACTTATAGGTCTCCCTACCCAGCTTGCGAATCGGGCAGTTGTCAGCCTTTCCCCGAAACTGCCCCGGCAGAACCGGCCTCAGAAGGTTAA
- a CDS encoding ATP-binding protein: MQFRFPRLNLTTRLLCLTALAGSFTVISPIAIQIWANARVQESSEKIGRDRLQRSRGTMSLYAAQLESAAIDEATWTEMRDFTITRDPEWARANLTDWVPDALDLDLVLVLSKEGELIYELEAADSGTSSLARTEVQFWQDVYFNLPLFPATSTFWQRPEGIYMVAFAKISTSDDHEGKLPPHGLYMVGKLIDSEMLAEMKSLTLEDYILRDAGGTAIAGTLPEELDDRHLPELFENSAELLDSMPDSGTILEHRTGTGLLAGDRLDGILPLRDPFDRPLGMLEVEYTLPSWYLVPIQLNLAWISLFGTGGLLFVASSYLLVRWVLAPVSQVQRAVVQFSDSPEPTWDCNLPPGDAIGSLAMAFATLVEQLQVQAKQAWGFGNIASWANQSTEFRHTWPKVGQTICTMLAANDVIILKHDAEGELEILYTTLSPLQDTWNADYLSERLAYLPKLRDGESVALTDIDRDTSLSDTSRTFHRSLGIGAIAAFPLWEEDRVCGSLIVCASAPKNWNAAELRLLDNVVEQLAVALEKQQLFRETQQQAKQLREYNRSLEDLISALGHDLRNPLFSQKIALTALVERLEHRSEATDDKPAQLLNSARNSLQINLSLSNLVENLLNISRYQAGQKQLVYAPLNWEQTIADAYQLLEQSLLAKSLQWSVSIAPNLPAIEADVVEIGRIIQNMLSNAIRFTPSGGQISVCVDVNFDGIFFSCRDTGKGISAEAQKNLFQRFYQAGRSSEKGGTGMGLYLCRKIIEAHKGRIGVESQVGQGSTFWFTLPISTHYQCCTDCELQLNASPS, from the coding sequence ATGCAATTTCGCTTTCCTCGACTCAATTTAACCACGCGACTCCTCTGTCTGACGGCGCTCGCCGGTAGCTTTACCGTCATTTCTCCCATCGCGATTCAAATTTGGGCCAATGCTCGCGTACAGGAAAGTAGTGAAAAAATTGGCCGCGATCGCCTGCAACGATCTCGCGGCACCATGAGCCTATATGCAGCACAGCTAGAGTCCGCTGCGATTGATGAAGCAACTTGGACCGAAATGAGGGATTTTACGATTACGCGAGATCCCGAATGGGCTAGGGCAAATCTTACCGACTGGGTGCCGGATGCTCTAGACCTAGATTTGGTCTTGGTTTTATCGAAAGAAGGCGAACTGATTTACGAACTCGAGGCTGCTGACTCAGGTACTTCTTCTCTCGCTCGAACCGAAGTTCAATTTTGGCAAGACGTCTACTTCAATCTGCCTCTGTTTCCCGCCACATCGACATTTTGGCAACGACCGGAAGGCATTTATATGGTTGCGTTTGCCAAAATTTCAACCTCTGACGACCACGAGGGCAAACTTCCCCCCCACGGACTCTATATGGTAGGGAAGTTAATAGATAGCGAAATGCTCGCCGAAATGAAGTCCCTCACCCTCGAAGACTATATTCTCCGAGATGCTGGCGGAACGGCGATCGCTGGCACCTTGCCAGAGGAGTTGGATGACCGCCACCTGCCCGAGTTATTTGAAAATTCAGCCGAGTTGCTGGACTCGATGCCCGACTCTGGCACGATTCTAGAACATCGCACCGGAACTGGACTCTTGGCGGGAGATCGATTGGATGGCATTTTGCCCCTCAGAGATCCCTTCGATCGACCCCTCGGCATGTTAGAAGTCGAATACACTCTGCCTTCTTGGTATTTAGTTCCCATTCAACTCAACTTGGCCTGGATTAGCCTGTTTGGAACGGGGGGACTGTTATTTGTTGCCAGTTCCTACTTGCTGGTTCGATGGGTGTTAGCACCGGTCTCTCAAGTGCAAAGGGCGGTGGTTCAATTCAGCGATTCGCCCGAGCCCACTTGGGACTGCAATTTACCCCCCGGAGACGCGATCGGAAGCTTAGCAATGGCCTTCGCAACCTTGGTCGAGCAGCTACAAGTCCAGGCAAAGCAGGCTTGGGGGTTTGGCAATATTGCCAGTTGGGCCAACCAATCGACCGAGTTTCGGCACACTTGGCCTAAAGTGGGCCAAACCATTTGCACCATGCTCGCCGCGAACGACGTCATCATCTTGAAGCATGATGCTGAAGGGGAGCTGGAAATTTTGTATACTACCTTATCTCCGCTGCAAGACACCTGGAATGCCGATTATCTCTCCGAACGGTTGGCCTATTTGCCCAAGCTTCGGGATGGGGAGAGCGTTGCCCTGACGGATATCGACCGAGATACGAGCCTGAGCGATACCAGTCGTACGTTTCATCGCAGCCTCGGCATTGGCGCGATCGCCGCCTTTCCCCTTTGGGAAGAAGATCGCGTTTGTGGCAGCCTGATTGTCTGTGCTTCTGCCCCCAAGAACTGGAATGCCGCCGAGCTGCGATTGCTCGATAATGTCGTCGAGCAGTTGGCTGTTGCCTTAGAAAAGCAACAGTTATTCCGAGAAACGCAACAGCAAGCCAAGCAATTGCGAGAATACAATCGCTCGCTAGAAGATCTGATTTCGGCTTTGGGTCACGATTTGCGCAACCCCCTCTTTTCTCAGAAGATCGCCTTAACTGCATTGGTCGAGCGCTTGGAACACCGATCCGAAGCAACTGATGATAAACCGGCCCAATTGCTCAACTCAGCTCGCAATAGCTTGCAAATCAATCTTTCCCTGAGCAATTTGGTCGAAAATTTACTCAATATCTCCCGCTATCAAGCTGGTCAGAAACAGCTTGTCTACGCCCCCCTGAACTGGGAGCAGACGATCGCCGATGCGTATCAACTGTTGGAGCAATCTCTATTAGCTAAGTCACTGCAATGGTCGGTTAGCATCGCCCCCAATTTGCCTGCGATCGAGGCAGATGTCGTAGAGATTGGTCGCATCATTCAAAATATGCTCTCGAATGCCATTCGTTTTACCCCCTCCGGCGGACAGATTTCTGTCTGTGTAGATGTCAACTTTGATGGCATTTTCTTTAGCTGTCGCGATACGGGCAAGGGCATTTCAGCCGAAGCCCAGAAAAATTTATTTCAGCGGTTTTATCAGGCAGGTCGGTCTAGCGAAAAGGGGGGAACCGGAATGGGGCTCTATCTCTGTCGGAAAATTATCGAAGCTCATAAAGGTCGCATCGGTGTCGAGAGTCAGGTCGGACAGGGGAGCACATTTTGGTTTACCTTGCCAATATCGACCCATTACCAATGTTGTACAGATTGCGAGCTCCAGTTAAATGCTAGCCCCTCCTAA
- a CDS encoding response regulator transcription factor translates to MLAPPKIVRIVVADDHGVLRDILCDRLSDEPDFQILQACSNGQEVMDIVRQEEADLILMDIEMDVMDGITATRQLKTEFPQIAVLALTAIDRDSAVAEMMQAGVDGYCLKTLEVDDLIRAIRLVSQGIMYISPEIVGRMRQIVSSQSTATDLSSEMVKLTQRELEILQSIARGFSNGEIAESLSISINTVRSHVKNILSKFGVSNRVEAVLKARKLHLLD, encoded by the coding sequence ATGCTAGCCCCTCCTAAGATTGTTCGTATTGTGGTGGCAGACGACCATGGCGTTTTGCGGGATATTCTCTGCGATCGCCTGTCTGACGAACCCGACTTTCAGATTCTCCAAGCCTGCTCCAACGGCCAAGAGGTTATGGATATCGTTCGGCAAGAGGAAGCCGATCTGATCTTGATGGATATTGAGATGGATGTGATGGATGGCATTACTGCCACGCGCCAACTCAAAACTGAATTTCCCCAGATCGCAGTGCTTGCCCTAACGGCGATCGATCGAGATAGTGCGGTGGCTGAGATGATGCAAGCTGGGGTAGATGGTTACTGTCTCAAAACCCTAGAAGTGGATGACTTAATTAGGGCCATTCGTCTGGTCAGCCAGGGAATTATGTATATTTCTCCAGAGATTGTCGGGCGGATGCGCCAGATCGTGTCGTCCCAATCCACCGCTACCGACCTCAGCAGCGAGATGGTGAAGCTAACTCAACGAGAATTAGAAATCTTACAATCGATTGCTCGGGGCTTTAGTAACGGCGAGATTGCGGAGTCTCTCAGCATTTCCATCAATACCGTGCGGTCCCATGTCAAAAACATTTTGAGCAAGTTTGGCGTCAGCAATCGGGTTGAAGCAGTTTTAAAAGCTCGCAAGCTCCATCTGCTCGATTGA
- a CDS encoding response regulator: MTPPTLSSCHTLREYLEECSRQRFTGVLKVSNHSGCTWALWFFLGRIIGDAGGIDPVGRWLRSLRQQAPALEAGRVDLPVPNTYGEWTHHLLEKLMKRQVVDRTRAVSILRCSIGETLFDIALQEARLNSDCSPFVYRASPQDTLHMEGNFALPLKAEYLWEQVSERVKAWLDSGLEEQSPHQVPIVQNPQQLQELVSEQIFTRLSALLDGKRTIRDVAIALGNDPLHVARALKPQLRMGAIRLADETANPQLGENQRHPAVEEAMAIVSGDSSAPDEAVTELPLPSRPISSHRPAANRPIAKHHAATSRPLIAYIDDSPLDLKRMEACLSSYACDFIGISNPLESLGILLEKRPELIFLDLVMPIANGYEICAQIRRISMLKNIPVTIVTSSDGMVDRIKSKFVGASGFISKPISRVKVAEVLQLYALIPDPGEGKQSVRRNSPILPNPRSRASAVNG, translated from the coding sequence ATGACACCCCCTACCCTTTCTTCCTGCCACACGCTAAGAGAATATCTCGAAGAATGTAGCCGCCAGCGCTTTACAGGGGTTTTAAAGGTTTCCAACCACAGTGGTTGCACGTGGGCACTGTGGTTCTTTCTCGGCAGAATTATTGGAGATGCCGGAGGGATCGACCCAGTCGGTCGGTGGCTGCGCTCCCTCCGCCAACAAGCTCCCGCTTTAGAAGCAGGTCGGGTTGACTTACCTGTCCCCAATACCTATGGAGAATGGACTCACCACTTGCTGGAAAAATTAATGAAACGGCAGGTGGTGGATCGAACTCGAGCGGTATCAATTTTGCGTTGCAGCATCGGAGAAACCTTATTCGATATTGCACTGCAGGAAGCTCGACTCAATTCAGATTGCTCGCCATTCGTTTATCGAGCGAGCCCCCAAGACACGCTCCATATGGAGGGTAATTTTGCCTTGCCCCTCAAAGCAGAGTATTTATGGGAGCAGGTGAGCGAGCGCGTCAAGGCATGGCTGGATTCCGGTTTAGAAGAACAATCCCCCCACCAGGTACCGATCGTCCAGAATCCGCAACAGTTACAAGAGCTGGTATCGGAGCAGATCTTTACTCGGCTGTCCGCGTTATTGGATGGCAAGCGGACTATCCGAGATGTTGCGATCGCCCTCGGCAACGACCCACTGCACGTCGCCCGAGCCCTCAAGCCTCAGTTACGGATGGGGGCTATTCGATTGGCGGATGAAACTGCCAATCCCCAACTCGGAGAAAATCAACGGCATCCGGCGGTTGAAGAGGCAATGGCGATCGTTAGTGGCGATTCCAGTGCTCCCGACGAGGCCGTCACCGAGCTGCCCCTGCCGAGCCGCCCGATCTCGAGTCACCGTCCAGCCGCAAACCGTCCAATTGCAAAGCACCATGCAGCCACCAGCCGTCCCCTCATCGCCTATATCGATGACAGCCCGCTCGATCTCAAGCGCATGGAAGCCTGCTTGTCGAGCTACGCTTGTGACTTTATCGGCATCAGCAATCCATTAGAGTCACTGGGAATTTTGCTAGAGAAACGGCCCGAGCTGATTTTTCTGGATCTGGTCATGCCGATCGCGAATGGCTACGAAATTTGCGCCCAAATTCGACGCATATCGATGCTCAAAAATATTCCAGTGACGATCGTGACCAGTAGTGATGGGATGGTGGACCGAATTAAGAGCAAATTTGTCGGAGCCTCTGGATTTATATCGAAGCCAATTAGCCGGGTCAAGGTAGCCGAAGTTTTGCAGCTTTATGCTCTCATCCCTGACCCTGGTGAAGGGAAACAGAGTGTGAGGAGAAATTCCCCAATTCTACCGAATCCCAGATCTAGAGCTTCTGCAGTGAATGGGTAG
- a CDS encoding GNAT family N-acetyltransferase, with protein sequence MKQRSGPDCEAQQLRSTTARPSQPDNRHIRFSVDPAEVDIDRLLQLFQYNAFWARDRRREDVERAIQFSHPVVTVWDGDRLIGFARATSDGVYRAVLWDVVLDSAYRHQGLGRKLVETLIAHPDLQKVERIYLFTTYQQEFYRRIGFDENTSTTMVLMGQTVEFLPPEGVEMPRPR encoded by the coding sequence GTGAAGCAACGCTCAGGGCCGGATTGCGAAGCACAACAGCTACGGTCTACAACGGCCCGTCCTTCTCAACCCGACAACCGCCACATTCGCTTTTCGGTCGATCCTGCCGAAGTCGACATCGATCGGCTTTTGCAGCTCTTTCAGTACAATGCGTTCTGGGCTCGCGATCGCCGACGCGAAGATGTCGAACGGGCAATTCAGTTCAGTCATCCCGTTGTTACTGTTTGGGATGGCGATCGCCTGATTGGTTTTGCCCGCGCCACCTCCGATGGTGTCTATCGAGCTGTGCTGTGGGATGTGGTGCTGGATAGCGCTTATCGACATCAAGGCTTGGGCCGCAAATTGGTCGAAACCCTCATTGCCCATCCCGACCTGCAAAAGGTCGAGCGCATTTATCTATTCACCACCTACCAACAAGAGTTTTACCGCCGCATTGGCTTCGACGAAAATACCAGCACCACGATGGTGCTGATGGGCCAAACAGTGGAATTTTTACCCCCCGAAGGGGTGGAAATGCCTAGGCCACGCTAG
- the aroA gene encoding 3-phosphoshikimate 1-carboxyvinyltransferase, protein MTAEHNSSLTVSPCPILRGAIAIPGDKSISHRSLMLGALAEGETSIRGLLLGEDPRSTAACFRAMGAEISKLNSELVTVRGVGLSGLKEPVDVLDAGNSGTTLRLMLGILAAQAGRFFAVTGDGSLRSRPMGRVVTPLQKMGAQIWGRVGGDRAPLAVQGQRLQGIHYQSPVASAQVKSCVLLAGLWAEGETTVTEPAPSRDHSERMLTAFGADLSVDRAARTATVRSGAQLYGQPVTVPGDISSAAFWLVAGAIAPEADLLVQNVGINPTRTGILDVLQQMGANLKLENEREEAGEPIADVRIQSSQLQGCEIGGDTIPTLIDEIPILAVAAAFAQGKTTIRDAAELRVKESDRLAAMATELTKMGVLLEEHPDGMEIWGGQPLEGAVVESYGDHRIAMSLAIAALQANSPTTIRGADCASISYPTFVPTLQQIAPASVA, encoded by the coding sequence GTGACTGCCGAACACAATTCCAGCCTGACCGTATCTCCCTGTCCCATTCTCAGAGGGGCGATCGCCATTCCCGGCGATAAATCCATTTCCCACCGCTCGTTGATGTTGGGGGCACTGGCGGAAGGGGAAACCAGCATTCGCGGCTTGCTATTGGGGGAAGATCCCCGCAGTACGGCGGCTTGCTTTCGGGCGATGGGAGCAGAGATCTCCAAGTTAAATTCGGAGTTGGTGACGGTGCGGGGGGTGGGATTGTCGGGATTGAAGGAACCGGTGGATGTATTAGATGCCGGGAATTCGGGGACGACGCTGCGGTTGATGTTGGGCATTTTGGCAGCGCAGGCGGGTCGATTTTTTGCGGTCACAGGAGATGGTTCATTGCGATCGCGTCCGATGGGTCGGGTTGTTACGCCCCTCCAAAAGATGGGGGCGCAAATTTGGGGTCGAGTGGGCGGCGATCGCGCCCCTCTAGCAGTTCAGGGGCAGAGGTTGCAAGGCATTCACTATCAATCCCCTGTGGCCTCTGCACAGGTAAAGTCTTGCGTCTTGCTGGCGGGGTTATGGGCAGAAGGGGAAACCACGGTGACCGAACCCGCCCCATCCCGCGATCACTCCGAACGAATGTTGACGGCATTTGGAGCTGATTTGAGCGTCGATCGTGCTGCTCGCACTGCCACAGTTCGCAGCGGGGCTCAGTTGTATGGCCAACCAGTGACTGTGCCGGGGGACATCAGCTCGGCAGCGTTTTGGCTGGTGGCGGGGGCGATCGCTCCCGAGGCCGACCTGCTCGTGCAAAATGTCGGTATTAACCCCACGCGGACAGGGATTTTAGATGTTCTGCAGCAAATGGGAGCAAATCTCAAATTGGAGAACGAGCGCGAGGAAGCAGGGGAACCGATCGCCGATGTGCGAATTCAGTCTTCTCAACTGCAGGGCTGCGAGATTGGGGGCGATACGATTCCGACGCTGATTGACGAGATCCCGATTTTGGCCGTAGCTGCAGCCTTTGCGCAGGGAAAAACCACGATTCGGGATGCAGCAGAGTTGCGGGTGAAAGAAAGCGATCGCTTGGCGGCAATGGCGACCGAACTGACCAAAATGGGCGTGCTGCTCGAAGAGCATCCTGACGGGATGGAGATTTGGGGCGGACAGCCGCTCGAGGGTGCGGTCGTGGAGTCCTATGGCGACCACCGGATCGCCATGAGTTTGGCGATCGCCGCCTTACAAGCCAACAGTCCCACAACGATTCGAGGGGCAGACTGTGCTTCGATCTCGTATCCCACTTTTGTGCCCACACTGCAGCAGATTGCACCGGCTAGCGTGGCCTAG
- a CDS encoding M50 family metallopeptidase yields the protein MAATGNGDRRQSLFLLLGAAIATVTIWQIPFGHLLLYPFTILSTWFHEMGHGLTALLLGGNFERLELFANGSGLATHSGAVWGGRLGRALVAAGGPLGPAIAGAILIVMARWRRASRGTLAILAGVLLLSLIWMRSLFGVLAVVAWAGAIALVCLRGSRGAQAFAVPFLGVQACISTFNQLDYLFSQEAVIGGQRFLSDSGQIARQLWLPFWFWGLCLGVLTLGLLAGSLWLTYGDSVQSLAARSQRSNPR from the coding sequence ATGGCTGCAACTGGGAACGGCGATCGCCGCCAATCGTTATTTCTTCTATTAGGGGCCGCGATCGCCACGGTGACCATTTGGCAAATTCCGTTCGGCCACCTGCTGCTGTATCCCTTCACGATCCTGTCCACTTGGTTTCACGAAATGGGCCACGGTTTGACAGCGCTGCTACTCGGCGGCAATTTCGAGCGGCTAGAGTTATTTGCCAATGGCAGTGGTTTGGCCACCCACTCGGGAGCGGTGTGGGGCGGTCGGTTGGGGCGAGCTTTGGTGGCGGCGGGGGGGCCGTTGGGTCCGGCGATCGCCGGAGCGATTCTGATTGTGATGGCTCGCTGGCGGCGGGCCAGTCGCGGCACGCTGGCGATCCTGGCTGGGGTTTTATTACTGTCGCTAATCTGGATGCGATCGCTGTTCGGGGTGCTGGCAGTGGTGGCTTGGGCGGGGGCGATCGCCTTGGTTTGCCTGCGGGGGTCGCGGGGGGCGCAGGCGTTTGCCGTCCCATTTTTGGGGGTGCAAGCCTGCATTAGTACCTTCAATCAGTTGGATTATTTATTCTCGCAGGAAGCCGTTATCGGCGGACAGCGATTTTTATCGGACTCCGGCCAAATTGCCCGACAGTTGTGGCTGCCCTTTTGGTTTTGGGGGCTCTGTTTGGGAGTGCTGACGCTGGGATTATTGGCGGGCAGTTTGTGGCTGACCTATGGCGATAGCGTCCAGAGCTTGGCCGCTCGTTCCCAGCGCTCCAATCCTCGCTGA
- a CDS encoding RrF2 family transcriptional regulator, with amino-acid sequence MKWTTRGRYSVKALLDLALSGSQLPVSVRAIAERQNIPAPYLEKLLIELRQAGLVRSQRGAQGGYRLARSARKISLAEILAAVGERLEPLSVPETEAEESERVEDWVTQAVWQRVSQRLQQVLAEITLEDLYFDARSRQAAQSEAPEFIV; translated from the coding sequence ATGAAATGGACTACGCGCGGTCGCTACAGCGTCAAGGCGTTGCTCGATCTGGCTTTGTCAGGCAGCCAACTGCCGGTATCGGTGCGGGCGATCGCCGAACGGCAAAACATTCCGGCCCCCTATTTGGAAAAGCTGTTGATCGAGCTGCGGCAGGCGGGCTTGGTGCGATCGCAGCGGGGGGCACAGGGGGGATATCGCTTGGCGCGCTCGGCGCGGAAGATTTCACTGGCAGAGATTTTAGCGGCGGTGGGGGAGCGGCTGGAACCTCTATCGGTGCCTGAAACAGAGGCGGAGGAGAGCGAACGGGTGGAGGATTGGGTGACGCAAGCGGTGTGGCAGCGGGTGTCCCAACGACTGCAGCAGGTGTTGGCCGAGATTACGCTGGAGGATTTGTATTTCGATGCCCGCAGTCGGCAGGCTGCACAATCGGAGGCTCCCGAGTTTATTGTGTAG
- the rplC gene encoding 50S ribosomal protein L3, with protein sequence MAVGIFGKKLGMTQIFDDEGLAVPVTVVEAGPCTVTQIKTKDTDGYTAIQIGYGAAKRLNKPEMGHLAKAGIETPLKHLIEYRLDEPEIYELGQQLTVEAFAAGQLVDISGTTIGRGFTGYQKRHNFRRGPMSHGSKNHRQPGSTGAGTTPGRVYPGKLMAGRDGGKRTTIRKLTVVRVDTERNLLLIKGAVPGVEGGLLEIRPAVKVGR encoded by the coding sequence GTGGCTGTCGGCATTTTTGGCAAAAAACTGGGTATGACCCAAATCTTTGATGACGAAGGTTTGGCCGTCCCCGTGACCGTCGTCGAGGCCGGTCCCTGCACCGTCACTCAAATCAAGACGAAAGATACTGACGGTTACACCGCCATCCAAATTGGCTATGGTGCCGCCAAGCGCCTCAATAAGCCCGAGATGGGTCACTTGGCAAAAGCTGGGATTGAAACCCCACTCAAGCATTTGATCGAATATCGGCTCGACGAACCCGAAATTTACGAATTGGGCCAGCAACTCACCGTCGAGGCATTCGCAGCCGGTCAGCTTGTCGATATCTCCGGTACCACCATCGGTCGCGGCTTTACTGGCTATCAAAAGCGCCACAACTTCCGTCGCGGCCCTATGTCCCACGGTTCTAAGAACCACCGCCAGCCCGGTTCCACTGGGGCGGGTACTACCCCTGGCCGCGTCTATCCTGGCAAGCTCATGGCCGGTCGCGACGGCGGCAAGCGCACCACCATCCGCAAATTGACGGTGGTTCGGGTCGATACCGAGCGCAATCTGCTGCTGATCAAGGGCGCTGTGCCCGGAGTCGAGGGCGGCCTGCTGGAAATTCGACCCGCTGTTAAAGTCGGACGCTAG